In a single window of the Ciconia boyciana chromosome 7, ASM3463844v1, whole genome shotgun sequence genome:
- the LRRC34 gene encoding leucine-rich repeat-containing protein 34 isoform X2, whose product MSVHPDLHQHYVQACQNLGQPENPFIAHVLQEANKKDKIRWTKGITLKIAGNNHLVPVQRVTDDDLQVLVSVLRDTVFVTGLDLRCNVLTDAGAKHMATFLQENPTLRYLNLMFNDIGTSGAELIAGALHRNETLVYLRMTGNKMGNKGGMFFASMLQINSTLEKLDLGDCDMGTQCLIAIATALTQNKSVKAINLNRPLLYSQEEETTVHVALMLKNNSSLVELHLCKHEMKNFGVERLCEALYENSSLRYLDVSCNKITRDGVKFLGELLKQNQTLEILDLSANRIEDDGATYLSEALALSNRTLQVLSVVSNNISGKGLVALSDAMKTNMELSYIYIWGNKFDEATCMAFSELIQMGRLKPNCTDVEPYEVDGHVHLAELSHGLKKHYYWTPSCGEVMNKDANASLAIAAVSEYL is encoded by the exons ATGTCAGTTCATCCAGATCTTCACCAGCACTATGTACAGGCCTGCCAAAACTTGGGCCAACCTGAAAACCCCTTCATTGCTCATGTGCTTCAAGAAGCcaataaaaaggataaaat CAGATGGACAAAAGGGATCACATTAAAAATAGCTGGAAATAATCATCTAGTTCCTGTGCAGAGAGTTACAGATGACGATCTTCAAGTTCTTGTCTCTGTCTTACGCGATACTGTATTTGTCACAG GTTTGGATCTTAGGTGTAATGTATTGACTGATGCTGGAGCAAAGCACATGGCAACATTCCTCCAG GAAAACCCCACTCTGCGGTACCTTAACCTGATGTTTAATGATATTGGCACAAGTGGAGCAGAGCTGATAGCGGGCGCACTCCAT AGGAATGAAACTCTTGTGTATTTGAGAATGACTGGaaacaaaatgggaaacaaaGGTGGGATGTTCTTTGCTTCAATGCTACAAATTAATTCAACCTTAGAGAAGCTGGATCTTGGAGACTGTGATATG ggTACACAATGTCTAATAGCAATAGCAACAGCCCTGACTCAGAACAAATCAGTCAAAGCAATAAACCTAAATCGTCCTTTACTATACAGCCAAGAG GAAGAGACCACAGTTCATGTAGCTCTGATGTTGAAAAATAACTCTTCTCTTGTGGAACTACATTTGTGCAAGCACGAAATGAAAAACTTTGGTGTAGAGCGACTGTGTGAGGCATTGTATGAAAACTCCAGCCTGAGATACCTTGATGTTAGCTG taataaaataacTCGTGATGGTGTAAAATTTTTGGGGGAACTACTAAAACAGAACCAAACCCTGGAAATCCTAGATCTTAGTGCAAACCGAATAGAAGATGATGGAGCCACCTACCTGAGTGAAGCCTTGGCTTTGTCCAACAGGACTCTTCAGGT GTTGTCAGTAGTAAGCAACAATATAAGTGGCAAAGGACTCGTAGCTCTTTCAGatgcaatgaaaacaaacatggaaCTTTCCTATATTTACATTTGGGGGAACAAATTTGATGAAGCCACCTGTATG gcattttcagaattaattcaGATGGGCCGCTTGAAACCTAATTGTACAGACGTGGAACCGTATGAAGTGGATGGGCACGTTCACCTTGCAGAGCTCTCCCATGGCCTTAAGAAGCATTACTACTGGACACCAAGTTGTGGGGAGGTGATGAACAAAGATGCTAATGCCAGTCTGGCAATTGCAGCGGTTTCAGAATACTTGTAA
- the LRRC34 gene encoding leucine-rich repeat-containing protein 34 isoform X1, which produces MEVPCCSRPRSSPFYCSYLQFADVFWQTCEFNSCILPQQVMSVHPDLHQHYVQACQNLGQPENPFIAHVLQEANKKDKIRWTKGITLKIAGNNHLVPVQRVTDDDLQVLVSVLRDTVFVTGLDLRCNVLTDAGAKHMATFLQENPTLRYLNLMFNDIGTSGAELIAGALHRNETLVYLRMTGNKMGNKGGMFFASMLQINSTLEKLDLGDCDMGTQCLIAIATALTQNKSVKAINLNRPLLYSQEEETTVHVALMLKNNSSLVELHLCKHEMKNFGVERLCEALYENSSLRYLDVSCNKITRDGVKFLGELLKQNQTLEILDLSANRIEDDGATYLSEALALSNRTLQVLSVVSNNISGKGLVALSDAMKTNMELSYIYIWGNKFDEATCMAFSELIQMGRLKPNCTDVEPYEVDGHVHLAELSHGLKKHYYWTPSCGEVMNKDANASLAIAAVSEYL; this is translated from the exons ATGGAAGTGCCATGCTGCAGCAGACCAAGATCTTCCCCCTTCTATTGCTCCTACCTGCAATTTGCTGATGTCTTCTGGCAGACTTGTGAATTTAATTCCTGTATCTTGCCCCAG caggTCATGTCAGTTCATCCAGATCTTCACCAGCACTATGTACAGGCCTGCCAAAACTTGGGCCAACCTGAAAACCCCTTCATTGCTCATGTGCTTCAAGAAGCcaataaaaaggataaaat CAGATGGACAAAAGGGATCACATTAAAAATAGCTGGAAATAATCATCTAGTTCCTGTGCAGAGAGTTACAGATGACGATCTTCAAGTTCTTGTCTCTGTCTTACGCGATACTGTATTTGTCACAG GTTTGGATCTTAGGTGTAATGTATTGACTGATGCTGGAGCAAAGCACATGGCAACATTCCTCCAG GAAAACCCCACTCTGCGGTACCTTAACCTGATGTTTAATGATATTGGCACAAGTGGAGCAGAGCTGATAGCGGGCGCACTCCAT AGGAATGAAACTCTTGTGTATTTGAGAATGACTGGaaacaaaatgggaaacaaaGGTGGGATGTTCTTTGCTTCAATGCTACAAATTAATTCAACCTTAGAGAAGCTGGATCTTGGAGACTGTGATATG ggTACACAATGTCTAATAGCAATAGCAACAGCCCTGACTCAGAACAAATCAGTCAAAGCAATAAACCTAAATCGTCCTTTACTATACAGCCAAGAG GAAGAGACCACAGTTCATGTAGCTCTGATGTTGAAAAATAACTCTTCTCTTGTGGAACTACATTTGTGCAAGCACGAAATGAAAAACTTTGGTGTAGAGCGACTGTGTGAGGCATTGTATGAAAACTCCAGCCTGAGATACCTTGATGTTAGCTG taataaaataacTCGTGATGGTGTAAAATTTTTGGGGGAACTACTAAAACAGAACCAAACCCTGGAAATCCTAGATCTTAGTGCAAACCGAATAGAAGATGATGGAGCCACCTACCTGAGTGAAGCCTTGGCTTTGTCCAACAGGACTCTTCAGGT GTTGTCAGTAGTAAGCAACAATATAAGTGGCAAAGGACTCGTAGCTCTTTCAGatgcaatgaaaacaaacatggaaCTTTCCTATATTTACATTTGGGGGAACAAATTTGATGAAGCCACCTGTATG gcattttcagaattaattcaGATGGGCCGCTTGAAACCTAATTGTACAGACGTGGAACCGTATGAAGTGGATGGGCACGTTCACCTTGCAGAGCTCTCCCATGGCCTTAAGAAGCATTACTACTGGACACCAAGTTGTGGGGAGGTGATGAACAAAGATGCTAATGCCAGTCTGGCAATTGCAGCGGTTTCAGAATACTTGTAA